Part of the Uloborus diversus isolate 005 chromosome 2, Udiv.v.3.1, whole genome shotgun sequence genome, atataatatatatatatatatatatatatatatatatatatatatatatatatatatatatatatatatatatatatatatatatatatatatatatatatatatatatatatgtgaactTTCGTTTTGCAGTGTTGTCTTTTGATTTGTGTAAAGAACTGTTGTACAGAGCGCCCCCTTGTGGGAGAAACACTTTGCCAGAATGAGAAAACGCGAGAGACGGNNNNNNNNNNNNNNNNNNNNNNNNNNNNNNNNNNNNNNNNNNNNNNNNNNNNNNNNNNNNNNNNNNNNNNNNNNNNNNNNNNNNNNNNNNNNNNNNNNNNCAGAagcttagggaataaataaacaaaaaattaaaggcaaatgactttacagtttcattacaatgtaaaaacaataaaaaaaccacatataataattttaatcatgaatttattcgaaaatatttcagtgcacgatgacttttgtggcgtattttttctctgtctcatcgttttttcacaaatttcaaaaataacatttggcaatattttgagaaaaactactgggttttattcagaatggcataggaataatgtaaaaaaaaaaaaaaaggtcttcatattcgaattcagttttgcgttattttggttttactacaaaatttcaaagtgtacgaacacttttgggagccactgtagatgtacttcggtaatgtgagctattcacgatatttttatacaacttgtcctcgatcttttagatcatactacttacgtatgagttttcaactttctatttcataacgtttttgtgtaacgtaagtttacgcgcatgaagacatcacgagagaatttgcgataattaactagggaggcgttcaaaatggatatttcggtcatctatatgttcttaggtacatatgcgctggaaaaacttgtaaagtttaaattgggtgatagtaaaataaaaatttaggtcgaaatctgatttttttggggggggggggattacaattccttattcctagaaaggaagtaaagtgaaatgaatcaatgatcctttaaatccttgacaatcttatcaatttatttctgttagatttttttttctttttttcttttttgccatcggccaaaagcatcggccatcggccatcggcaatcggccatttgaaggaaaacaatcggccatcggccatcggccatctttgaacaatcggccaacaatcggcatcggcccatcggccaaaaaatgccatcggtcgagccctaatgaACAGTCAAGCACAGCAGAGAAATTTGCAAGAAGGAGAATAGTCAAAGTATTAAAAAGCAAGAAGAATGAAACCAAGGGAAAATTATGCACTATCTGGACTATTCACTTTGGAATAATAGCTcgttaaactttcaaaaatatttaatctgATCCCAACaacataataaatattttcatgatgcataAACAATGTCAAGTAgtagatttcaataaaataatgaaaaggttTGAAATATGCATTGCTGCAGTTTAAGGAAATGTAATTAACATTAGATTCAATAACTGcatgcaaaaattatatttaatttgagCAAAAGGGATTGGTTGATaataaattgaacattttgaaatttttctatacaagatttttatttaatttgtttttgttcatCCCATGCTTATAATATTATATGCTTTTTTGAATATGAATttcttgcttcattttttttttttttttttttttttttttttgtggagaatAAAAGGCTATTGTGATTCTGACTGAAAATTTTATCATTATACTTTCATAAAAACATTATActgtcaattttattaattttgctacccagtcaaaaatttattttctgtttatttgttttgttgcatttttttaattaatattttatgataTGTATCATAATTAAAAATCTTCAACAGTTGGAGTTATATTCTGTTTCAAACTGTAAAGTTCCTGCTGAAGTATAAATCTGTTGTTGGTCTATGGAAAATCTGTGGAACAAGTCTTTTAATATTCCAGTCACTTGCAATGTTAGAAGTAagacaatttatatatatatatatatatatatataaatataaacatttttttttctttttttttggtactttacTGTTAAAGGTAACTTGGTTTGATGACTTGTTTACTTTCTACCTTGGAAACTATAGAAAAATTGCTTAGAGCAATTGGTCTGCAGGTAGATGGCAACCctagaaaagaaatagaagttgTTGAATGTCGCTAACttgtgaaatttttagttttgctacagcaataaataaattaaaattgccaaaaataaaacatgtGCCAAGTCAAGTGAAGTATCCTTAATGGAAAAGtacctttttttatatatatatatttcatgtgAGTGTACAAAAGCAAATAATTATGGAAAGTGAAAAATACAACCAGGTGGTCCAggaataatttttgcaaaatatatatatatatatatatatatatatatatatatatatatatatatatatatatatatatatatatatatatatatatttgtttaaattttaagctGGTGAGACAGTCTTGCTTGATgtatgaattacttttttttatggtaACTTATATGtacttaatttattaaaaatattgccacatatctttttatttttgatccCTAATatctacctcagagccagaagtaAGTCACATCATGACAATTTTACAGGGAAAAACTTTTCTGGCTTGTGCAAAGGATGGGACatgcgctcttttaaccctaataaaaaaactgaaaatcacaatttttggagttCTGTCAGTCTGGCTATTAGGTACAGGTATTAGaactgaaagtttttgaaaataaaattttagaatttgatAACAACTAAATTAAGTCTTTGCTTGTTTTATGTATCTAGATAGGGAATTTCTGTATTGATAATTATATCATGTACAATTAAATGTTATTAGAATTCATAATTCTTCAGTATTCTGCATATGAGTAATTTATAAACAAACATTGCGTTCTTGATGCACTATCATACTGTAAGATTCtcagacatttctttgaattaaaTTCTCAGTGTTGTCGTAATTCAAAAAGGGGGAAATTTATAGACTTAATAAGGTAATCAAGTCCTGAggatgttattaaataaattaaaccaaCTAGAATGAGATGGGATAGGCAGAGAGAACAGCCTCTAAGGTCTTCAGTACTATTCCTGCTTCTAGAAGATcaaacaggaagaaaaaaaaatgaaaggaactgCCTGGACAAGGATTTTGGAATAATAAAAGTTATGAACTGGAGGTTTATTTCTGGCAGGAGAGTGGACAGGGAAAAAGGATATTGCCCACAAAGGGCTGTCGTACTAATGCTGCTgctgatgtttttttaaaaataatctgtttATATTCATTACAAAAAATGAGAATAATACAGGCttggtaaaagttttttttctcctccctTTAATGTATTAGTTCTAACCATCAGTTGCATGAAGTTCCATTGTAgcattcttaattttaaaactatggTCATAGCTTTTTCGCTTTAATTAtaatattaagtataaaaaactttttagattAAATCATATTCTAAGTACGTGGGATATTATCGCacatggggcattccacggtattttggacattatgtagagtccgtaacgtgacctttttttgccataactttttaatttaccgtttgatttgcaaatcattttaatttgagctggtgtgttggtaggaaaagatcaaaataaaataatatgttaatcaaacagtaaatggcaaaaaaggtcacgttacggactctacataaatgtcaaaaataccttggaatgccccacaTGCAAAAACTTGCCAATGTAAGATTATGTAATGCAACACAgcatcaatgtaaaaaaaataaaaatgtttaaactctTTCATCATTATTGATGGAGTGACTTTAAataccttatttttttattttaattatattaaattgTGAATGTAACTGTTCTTAAAAGCTTATCACTTTATCTTGCAGGTTTTACATTGCATTCTTGGCCTTGTTCCTTCCAATCCTGTAGTCACATTTGTTCAAGTAGCCTCTCGAGTCATGCAAGTTTGGGGCATTATGCTTCCCATTGAAAAGGTAACTTTTCTATAGAGCAATTAAAAGTACCGTAAAACCCCTCCcgacggacacccctcaaatgcgaacacccctcttatgtggacaTCTTTTAATTCCTCGATTccaatgaaaataatattaacgctagaaagacggaggggcctgtgtggccccttgcatagtttgttgtttaataactcggataatgactaacggaacgtaatgtaacttcctgacttttcattatatgacactatttgaatgcttgtttaatcattttatcatacgcctcatagtgctgtaaatattgatccttatacctagaaagacgggaggggccacagtggcccctaagcttttttacaattaaaatttttttttcctttctcctaattgtcgtagcataaaaaaaggccactctctctagtttaacctgtaacttccgctttatacagccagttggatatccaagtgctataaacagtactgactgcttaccagcctaatggAAGCCTTggctcttgaaaagaaaaactgatccaagcttttggccagtatagagagcaacactacaaataattgcatactaagtttttatttagtcatgaaagaaggtgcattgggcatgtggacacactcaggaagaatttttaaaataattcaccccaaaaatgggtaggggccacactggccccttcagtctttctaggtatacagaaaatgtcagttgTTCTAGTGTTAAACCCCTTTCCTGTGTTTCCCCTTTattgggaacaaaaaaaaaattgtccccttagtgtccgcattagagggtttttactgtatattgaagtttcaaattttttctaaatattttgatttctatttaaatgttgttGCAATCAATTTCATTTTGCATCATCTGGATCAGGAGTATTCAAACTTGTGGTCTTTGGACAATTCtttgagttactttttttttcttgaaaggaaCTCTTTAAACCGTGAACAACAGATTTCATTAGTAATCACTATTCgtctgatcaaaaaaaaaagtaaaaaggctATCTATTTTATAAAAGGCTATCTATTTGTTGAATTCAGATGAAAAAGGGCTTTGCAATAAAAAAGCAACCACAGCcaacttaataaacaaaattttcattttttataatcataatttaaaatattgtttttttttttatttactgtccatagaaaatatttaaggaaaaaatctattaGCTTACCATTCATATTcttattaaaatgtttatattattataaaatcaATTAGCATTGTTTTTATGTTCAGTGTTTAATTGTTCTGTTTTATTGTTTTAGTTATCTATAATTTTTGCGTAGTCAgtggaaattggaaaaaaaagaaaactatattgTGATAAAATAAAGATGCAATAATACAGGGTGaggtaaaaggtttttttccctctTATGATTGTCGCTTTGTCCGCCAATAATTCAAAAGCTGTGTTAGTTGAATCCAATTACAAGCatcaaattattaatttattaaatctaACTAATATTTAATTATGAACTTTTAAAACTTTCGGCTAAGATGTCGCTCCGGCTATCAGTCCCAGAGGTGACATAATAATGAGGTTGGGATGTattgataattaatttaaaaataattttaaaattttttaatttaatacctaaaagaaaataaagttttaaattttgtattaaatgattttttattctctaatgcaaaaaaatattctttttagctCAAAAATGCTTTCTAGTGTCAAATATGCCTTTACTTTATCTCACTttaaggtaaataaaaaaaactaaccgATTTTCCTGAAAGTGCCAATAGTCATAAAAATAGTGACATGTTCCATATCAATTTGAAAACAAACGTTGTTCTAttcatttttcagatttatttattttttgaccaaaatgATTTCAAAAACCATTTGTACGGTCACTTATTGGGTATGGTAACAGTGTCAAGGGTTTAAAAGATTGTTTTGCACAGAGATGAAGAGCTAAGaacaaaagtttaattttatgcaGTCTTTAAATTAGATATcattttactgaatttaaaaagtaatctGTATTGACTGTTTGTTTCTCTAATTTTAGGTGCAAACTTCTCCAACATTTGCAATAACTATGATTGCTTGGGGATTAACAGAGGTAGTAAGATATTCATTTTATTGCACAAACTTGCTGGGAAAGCCACCTAAATTTATAACTTGGTGCAGGTAACTTGAactttttttgcttcattaaaatATCCAAAGTTTTAAGAAGGTTTTAAATTGTTTGTAAAGTAACATCTCAGATTTTACATCAAAACTAAAGAATTATTTGTGCTGAAGAATTGTTCtctattttattatctatatgtTGCTGCATTTTAAAAATCACCCAGAAGTTTCAGTGTAGGATTTTCAAGTTACAAATATGAGATTAATGTATGAAGTTCCCTATGTTTTGCAAttagtgtattaaaaaaaaaatgagtcttcTAATTATGTTTTCTCCTCTAACATTGCCAGATTTTAatgtcttttcatttttttttatttgacagatATTCATTGTTTTACGTACTTTATCCTGCTGGAGTTGTAGTAAGTATTAAAATGGTTAAAGTGTCAATAATAAATGTAGTTATGTAAAGCATAATGTAAATAAGATTGTTTTTTCTCCtcaaaatttatcaaattataaataaattaagcCTTTGgtcatttaaatacaaatttaactgAATTTCAAATGTGTATTTGTGAATAAAATCAGAAATTTCCTGTCTTAATATCTCCAGGCATTGTATTTACAAATATCATCATCAGTTTTAAGTAAAAATGGTTCCTTTACTTTTTACAATGTACctgaataaattgaatattttcaactttaaactaTACCTAAGCATTTGTCAGGCCTTAACTTGCAAACAACCCGAAACTTGCAACCCTAAAATTGCAAGTTATGTTTGTTTGGGGTCCTTTTACAAGTAAACAATTAACTTTTCTGCTTTTAAAAGAATACAAATGGCAGTTCTTTTCTGCACATTGAGTTAAATGCAAAAACCATGGTGTAGAACTTGCTACGAAACCAATACTTTTTTCTGAAGTGCAGCATATCAAAGCAGATTTAGAAActtatttataaacaaaaatattttttagttttaggtttttttttttttttcaatacttaaatagtttttgggcaaatttaaacaaaatttcatgcaaaaatattttgacttttcgttttaacgttaaaaataaaataacagaatttttcaaaaaatactaagcacttttcgcAATGCACtcgaaaggacaaaataacttttctgggtcagaaaggactatttaagaattcctgtagttttcgaaaattcaaagaaaatgacaccacaaaggaagaaaagtgcagctcaagtcatgaagaaaatttcttatcattatctagctttcaatcataactttgagtgttgaaacatgcgaatttttcttattgggaaagttatgtttgaaatgactagaaccgcactttttttcctttgtggtgccattttcttggaattttcgaaaactacaggaattcttaaatagtcctttctgacccagaaaagttatattgtccttttgagtgaagtgcttagtatttttttttttaattctgttattttattctttttagtaaaaatgtatttcagaaatagaataattttaccattataaaacttcaccttattttttcatataaatacttggtactaaaagggaaaaaacctacatacgtgtctaaaacgttaagcagttggcactaaaatttaatccttgctcctctctaggatttatgcttgctaatttcaaagaagccttgattcaaaatcttcattatgattgcttttaacattactgttgcaaggcaacaaaatttgtaacaatgggttttatatttgaacatttaatagggaaattacatgaaatttgttttccatcctaactgaaataataattttattttagaatttttatttttcagcgttaagttgtaccttaagattaagcaaatcatttagtgaaatcccgaagtttTTTAgtgtctagttgcagagatataagcaaaaccaggaaTCAGATTTCtctgtgacaatcaggccaagtataatataaaagtgcttaataacaAAGAATCCGGTacaaaaccaaaaatattttaaatgatttagtTTTTTCAACACTTTAAATAATACTTATGTA contains:
- the LOC129235122 gene encoding very-long-chain (3R)-3-hydroxyacyl-CoA dehydratase 1-like yields the protein MVTSKENLFRVIKLSTEVTDGLNSRLSGQTWSYILFQTVKFLLKYKSVVGLWKICGTSLLIFQSLAMLEVLHCILGLVPSNPVVTFVQVASRVMQVWGIMLPIEKVQTSPTFAITMIAWGLTEVVRYSFYCTNLLGKPPKFITWCRYSLFYVLYPAGVVGEVGNTLLALDIIKKTQMFSLLLPNPLNISFSYYYANILMMLTYIPIFPQLFGHMVRQRKKVLGNKDKSS